The Megalobrama amblycephala isolate DHTTF-2021 linkage group LG13, ASM1881202v1, whole genome shotgun sequence genome contains a region encoding:
- the LOC125244191 gene encoding palmitoyltransferase ZDHHC18-A isoform X2, whose protein sequence is MKNCEYQQIDPRTLRTSTTRTSSTLPCGRKSSHRLRRKWEVFPGKNRFYCDGRIMLASQCGVLPLTIGLIFITSGLFFTFDCPFLVHHLTVFIPVIGGVLFVFVIVSLFQTSFTDPGILPRASPDEAADIERQIDNSGSSTYRPPPRTKEILINDQVVKLKYCFTCKMFRPPRTSHCGLCDNCVERFDHHCPWVGNCVGKRNYRFFYAFIVSLSFLTSFIFGCVITHLTLRSQGDKGIIQAIQDSPASVVELVICFFSIWSILGLSGFHTYLVASNLTTNEDIKGSWSSKRGEESGNPYTYNNIFTNCCVVLCGPMPPSLIDRRGFLPADDAPQTVTSDAELPPFMAKNDTNMDNIAEIGAYMTSALAVTVGRVSCLLEDSSGGEGTILAFSMHHCFFCYTSDLGWQRRTSSNIRGQM, encoded by the exons atgaaaaactgtGAGTATCAACAAATAGACCCTCGAACGCTCAGAACATCAACCACCCGGACGTCCTCCACCCTGCCCTGTGGAAGGAAAAGCTCCCATCGCCTGCGGAGAAAATGGGAGGTTTTCCCTGGAAAAAATCGCTTCTACTGCGATGGGCGTATTATGTTGGCCAGTCAATGCGGCGTGCTCCCGCTGACCATCGGCCTTATTTTCATCACCAGTGGCTTATTCTTCACATTTGA TTGCCCCTTTCTCGTGCATCACCTCACTGTCTTCATTCCAGTAATTGGTGGGGTGTTATTTGTATTCGTCATCGTATCCCTCTTTCAAACCAGTTTTACAGACCCTGGGATCTTACCCAGGGCTTCGCCGGATGAGGCTGCCGACATAGAGAGACAGATTG ATAATTCTGGATCGTCAACATACCGTCCACCTCCCCGCACTAAAGAGATCCTTATAAATGATCAGGTGGTCAAGCTTAAATATTGTTTCACGTGCAAGATGTTCCGTCCGCCCCGGACATCCCACTGCGGCCTGTGTGACAACTGTGTCG AGCGGTTCGACCATCACTGTCCTTGGGTGGGGAACTGTGTTGGAAAGCGCAACTATCGCTTTTTTTATGCCTTCATAGTGTCGCTATCCTTTCTGACCTCCTTTATCTTTGGTTGTGTGATTACACACCTCACTTTAC GATCACAAGGTGATAAAGGTATCATCCAGGCAATACAGGACAGCCCAGCCAG TGTTGTCGAGCTGGTCATTTGCTTCTTCTCCATCTGGTCCATTCTGGGTCTGTCAGGTTTCCATACTTATCTTGTGGCCTCCAACCTCACAACCAACGAAGAT ATCAAAGGCTCTTGGTCCAGTAAAAGAGGTGAAGAATCAGGGAATCCCTACACCTATAACAACATCTTCACAAACTGTTGTGTGGTGCTGTGTGGGCCGATGCCACCCAG CTTGATTGATAGAAGAGGCTTTTTACCTGCAGATGACGCACCTCAAACGGTGACCTCTGATGCTGAGCTCCCTCCTTTCATGGCCAAGAATGACACAAACATG GATAATATTGCTGAAATAGGAGCTTACATGACGTCTGCCCTGGCAGTGACAGTTGGCAGAGTTTCTTGCCTGCTAGAGGATTCCTCTGGTGGTGAGGGGACAATTCTGGCCTTTAGTATGCATCATTGCTTCTTCTGTTACACTAGTGATTTAGGCTGGCAACGGAGAACCAGCTCAAATATACGAGGACAGATGTGA
- the LOC125244191 gene encoding palmitoyltransferase ZDHHC18-A isoform X1: MKNCEYQQIDPRTLRTSTTRTSSTLPCGRKSSHRLRRKWEVFPGKNRFYCDGRIMLASQCGVLPLTIGLIFITSGLFFTFDCPFLVHHLTVFIPVIGGVLFVFVIVSLFQTSFTDPGILPRASPDEAADIERQIDNSGSSTYRPPPRTKEILINDQVVKLKYCFTCKMFRPPRTSHCGLCDNCVERFDHHCPWVGNCVGKRNYRFFYAFIVSLSFLTSFIFGCVITHLTLRSQGDKGIIQAIQDSPASVVELVICFFSIWSILGLSGFHTYLVASNLTTNEDIKGSWSSKRGEESGNPYTYNNIFTNCCVVLCGPMPPSLIDRRGFLPADDAPQTVTSDAELPPFMAKNDTNMCTQGTKELIESMAHSTVIQSTCTPGTPKTAPVTQESLLSTVSIAVSPPSKPSTGCSDRQARRPTDMPCPQRGNKRAALHIHKPMLRLPSPPYSLSHSPLIFSDAPDMGFIPLN; encoded by the exons atgaaaaactgtGAGTATCAACAAATAGACCCTCGAACGCTCAGAACATCAACCACCCGGACGTCCTCCACCCTGCCCTGTGGAAGGAAAAGCTCCCATCGCCTGCGGAGAAAATGGGAGGTTTTCCCTGGAAAAAATCGCTTCTACTGCGATGGGCGTATTATGTTGGCCAGTCAATGCGGCGTGCTCCCGCTGACCATCGGCCTTATTTTCATCACCAGTGGCTTATTCTTCACATTTGA TTGCCCCTTTCTCGTGCATCACCTCACTGTCTTCATTCCAGTAATTGGTGGGGTGTTATTTGTATTCGTCATCGTATCCCTCTTTCAAACCAGTTTTACAGACCCTGGGATCTTACCCAGGGCTTCGCCGGATGAGGCTGCCGACATAGAGAGACAGATTG ATAATTCTGGATCGTCAACATACCGTCCACCTCCCCGCACTAAAGAGATCCTTATAAATGATCAGGTGGTCAAGCTTAAATATTGTTTCACGTGCAAGATGTTCCGTCCGCCCCGGACATCCCACTGCGGCCTGTGTGACAACTGTGTCG AGCGGTTCGACCATCACTGTCCTTGGGTGGGGAACTGTGTTGGAAAGCGCAACTATCGCTTTTTTTATGCCTTCATAGTGTCGCTATCCTTTCTGACCTCCTTTATCTTTGGTTGTGTGATTACACACCTCACTTTAC GATCACAAGGTGATAAAGGTATCATCCAGGCAATACAGGACAGCCCAGCCAG TGTTGTCGAGCTGGTCATTTGCTTCTTCTCCATCTGGTCCATTCTGGGTCTGTCAGGTTTCCATACTTATCTTGTGGCCTCCAACCTCACAACCAACGAAGAT ATCAAAGGCTCTTGGTCCAGTAAAAGAGGTGAAGAATCAGGGAATCCCTACACCTATAACAACATCTTCACAAACTGTTGTGTGGTGCTGTGTGGGCCGATGCCACCCAG CTTGATTGATAGAAGAGGCTTTTTACCTGCAGATGACGCACCTCAAACGGTGACCTCTGATGCTGAGCTCCCTCCTTTCATGGCCAAGAATGACACAAACATG TGCACACAGGGCACAAAGGAGCTTATAGAATCAATGGCACACTCCACAGTGATCCAGAGCACCTGCACACCGGGCACACCCAAAACCGCACCGGTTACCCAAGAGAGTTTACTAAGTACCGTCTCTATCGCTGTCTCTCCTCCCAGCAAGCCTTCTACCGGCTGCTCAGACCGCCAGGCCCGACGCCCCACAGACATGCCTTGCCCCCAGAGAGGGAACAAACGGGCTGCTCTTCACATCCATAAACCTATGTTGCGTCTACCTAGCCCCCCATACTCCCTCAGCCACAGTCCGCTCATTTTTAGTGACGCTCCCGACATGGGCTTTATCCCACTGAACTGA
- the LOC125244191 gene encoding palmitoyltransferase ZDHHC18-A isoform X3 — MKNCEYQQIDPRTLRTSTTRTSSTLPCGRKSSHRLRRKWEVFPGKNRFYCDGRIMLASQCGVLPLTIGLIFITSGLFFTFDCPFLVHHLTVFIPVIGGVLFVFVIVSLFQTSFTDPGILPRASPDEAADIERQIDNSGSSTYRPPPRTKEILINDQVVKLKYCFTCKMFRPPRTSHCGLCDNCVERFDHHCPWVGNCVGKRNYRFFYAFIVSLSFLTSFIFGCVITHLTLRSQGDKGIIQAIQDSPASVVELVICFFSIWSILGLSGFHTYLVASNLTTNEDIKGSWSSKRGEESGNPYTYNNIFTNCCVVLCGPMPPSLIDRRGFLPADDAPQTVTSDAELPPFMAKNDTNMEENCQEFALSCTA; from the exons atgaaaaactgtGAGTATCAACAAATAGACCCTCGAACGCTCAGAACATCAACCACCCGGACGTCCTCCACCCTGCCCTGTGGAAGGAAAAGCTCCCATCGCCTGCGGAGAAAATGGGAGGTTTTCCCTGGAAAAAATCGCTTCTACTGCGATGGGCGTATTATGTTGGCCAGTCAATGCGGCGTGCTCCCGCTGACCATCGGCCTTATTTTCATCACCAGTGGCTTATTCTTCACATTTGA TTGCCCCTTTCTCGTGCATCACCTCACTGTCTTCATTCCAGTAATTGGTGGGGTGTTATTTGTATTCGTCATCGTATCCCTCTTTCAAACCAGTTTTACAGACCCTGGGATCTTACCCAGGGCTTCGCCGGATGAGGCTGCCGACATAGAGAGACAGATTG ATAATTCTGGATCGTCAACATACCGTCCACCTCCCCGCACTAAAGAGATCCTTATAAATGATCAGGTGGTCAAGCTTAAATATTGTTTCACGTGCAAGATGTTCCGTCCGCCCCGGACATCCCACTGCGGCCTGTGTGACAACTGTGTCG AGCGGTTCGACCATCACTGTCCTTGGGTGGGGAACTGTGTTGGAAAGCGCAACTATCGCTTTTTTTATGCCTTCATAGTGTCGCTATCCTTTCTGACCTCCTTTATCTTTGGTTGTGTGATTACACACCTCACTTTAC GATCACAAGGTGATAAAGGTATCATCCAGGCAATACAGGACAGCCCAGCCAG TGTTGTCGAGCTGGTCATTTGCTTCTTCTCCATCTGGTCCATTCTGGGTCTGTCAGGTTTCCATACTTATCTTGTGGCCTCCAACCTCACAACCAACGAAGAT ATCAAAGGCTCTTGGTCCAGTAAAAGAGGTGAAGAATCAGGGAATCCCTACACCTATAACAACATCTTCACAAACTGTTGTGTGGTGCTGTGTGGGCCGATGCCACCCAG CTTGATTGATAGAAGAGGCTTTTTACCTGCAGATGACGCACCTCAAACGGTGACCTCTGATGCTGAGCTCCCTCCTTTCATGGCCAAGAATGACACAAACATG GAGGAGAACTGTCAGGAGTTTGCCCTCTCCTGCACTGCCTGA